One region of Luteolibacter rhizosphaerae genomic DNA includes:
- a CDS encoding YdaU family protein, giving the protein MSTPSTKTPPAFQLYARDFLASTIFFTAAQVGGYFRLLCHQWETGGLPDDDEMLAAASGISGSDLAVVKLKFHRGEDRLLRNRRLEEVRSTSLRFREKQSANARKGVEKRQSKTEDPARSGARQPAKSTPKAEPKSSSPSPSPNSISPIVPFGDAPEEERSILEAIWKGHPQEGRSRSSRDQVTKEWLKLAPADRPPLETVAAALDAWALGRDWIEGYAKGAHLWVKLKRWEKEVLPKQASAGRESAGIGQKLAHEIARI; this is encoded by the coding sequence ATGAGCACACCCAGCACTAAGACGCCCCCGGCGTTCCAACTCTACGCACGCGATTTCCTCGCGAGCACTATCTTCTTCACTGCGGCACAGGTGGGCGGATACTTCCGTCTTCTCTGCCACCAGTGGGAGACCGGCGGACTGCCTGATGACGATGAGATGTTGGCGGCAGCCAGCGGAATTTCTGGCTCCGATTTGGCTGTCGTGAAACTGAAGTTTCACCGCGGAGAGGACAGACTCCTTCGTAACCGGAGATTGGAGGAAGTTCGCTCTACTTCCTTGCGATTTCGCGAAAAGCAATCCGCCAATGCACGCAAAGGCGTTGAAAAACGACAATCGAAGACAGAGGATCCAGCCAGATCGGGTGCCAGACAACCAGCCAAGTCCACACCTAAGGCCGAGCCAAAGAGCAGCTCTCCATCTCCATCTCCTAATAGTATATCCCCTATAGTCCCCTTTGGGGACGCGCCGGAGGAAGAGCGGTCCATTCTGGAAGCCATCTGGAAGGGTCACCCGCAGGAGGGTCGCTCGCGCTCGTCACGCGATCAGGTCACGAAGGAATGGCTCAAGCTTGCCCCGGCGGACAGGCCGCCGTTGGAGACGGTGGCAGCTGCTCTCGACGCATGGGCACTCGGGCGCGATTGGATCGAGGGATACGCGAAGGGCGCTCACCTGTGGGTGAAGCTCAAGCGGTGGGAGAAGGAGGTCTTGCCCAAACAGGCCAGCGCCGGACGGGAGAGCGCGGGAATCGGACAGAAGCTTGCCCATGAAATCGCCCGTATCTGA
- a CDS encoding D-Ala-D-Ala carboxypeptidase family metallohydrolase, whose amino-acid sequence MKPFSSIYSYIFRPHTPRMATNPHPIQGEDFNQWFARQGFEHFSADEFTSYFEVTRRGVSNDYPARDLWANIVPTLRIVVALRKHFGRAVTILSSYRSPAYNAAISGAATKSYHMKFLALDIAVAGHSPRAVFELLKKWRTEGKFKGGLGLYSTFVHIDTRGTNATW is encoded by the coding sequence GTGAAACCCTTCTCTTCCATCTACAGCTACATCTTCCGACCCCACACCCCGCGTATGGCTACCAATCCCCACCCGATCCAAGGCGAAGACTTCAACCAGTGGTTCGCCCGGCAAGGCTTCGAGCACTTCAGCGCCGACGAGTTCACCAGCTACTTCGAGGTGACCCGCCGCGGTGTCAGCAACGACTACCCGGCCCGCGACCTGTGGGCGAACATCGTGCCGACGCTCCGGATCGTCGTTGCCCTGCGGAAGCACTTCGGGCGCGCGGTCACCATCCTCTCCAGCTACCGCAGCCCGGCCTACAATGCCGCGATCTCCGGGGCGGCCACGAAGAGCTATCACATGAAGTTTCTCGCCCTCGACATCGCGGTCGCAGGTCACAGCCCGCGGGCGGTCTTCGAGCTTTTGAAGAAGTGGCGGACCGAGGGTAAGTTCAAGGGTGGGCTCGGGCTCTACTCGACCTTCGTCCACATCGACACCCGCGGAACCAACGCCACTTGGTAA
- a CDS encoding AAA family ATPase, with translation MTEEAAMYQSTPQPPDASALVARLRAQVEHAVLGQREVVSQVLAGLLAGGHVLLEGKPGLGKTQLVLGLAKAFGGVFGRIQFTPDLMPSDVTGFRLFDMKSQTFQLRRGPVFCNLLLADEINRAPAKTQAALLEVMQERQVTIDGETLKLSPPFMTLATQNPVEHEGTYPLPEAQLDRFLMKILIDYPDRAAESEIVARSASEVPGDAVTNELQVVAGPEDVVRAQAATAAVQVVREVVDYAVAIVQATREAKTVWLGAGTRGAIALVRIGKAIALMHGRHYVIPDDIKAAALPVLRHRVQLAPEVAMGGQSMDEVLKIIVESVPAPRQ, from the coding sequence ATGACTGAAGAAGCAGCGATGTATCAATCCACGCCGCAGCCGCCGGATGCCTCCGCTCTGGTGGCCCGGCTCCGCGCCCAGGTCGAACATGCCGTGCTGGGCCAGCGCGAAGTGGTCAGCCAAGTGCTTGCTGGATTGCTGGCAGGCGGTCACGTCCTGCTTGAAGGCAAGCCGGGCCTCGGCAAGACGCAGCTTGTGCTCGGCTTGGCCAAAGCCTTCGGCGGCGTCTTCGGGCGTATCCAGTTCACTCCGGATCTGATGCCCTCGGATGTAACCGGCTTCCGCCTCTTCGACATGAAGAGCCAGACCTTCCAGCTCCGCCGCGGTCCCGTGTTCTGTAACCTGCTGCTGGCGGATGAAATCAACCGCGCCCCGGCCAAGACCCAAGCGGCCTTGCTCGAAGTGATGCAGGAGCGGCAGGTCACCATCGATGGCGAGACGCTGAAGCTCTCCCCGCCCTTCATGACCCTGGCCACCCAGAACCCGGTGGAGCACGAAGGCACCTATCCTCTGCCGGAAGCCCAGCTCGACCGCTTCCTGATGAAGATTCTGATCGACTATCCGGATCGTGCCGCGGAATCGGAGATCGTCGCACGCTCGGCTTCGGAAGTGCCGGGAGATGCGGTGACCAACGAACTCCAAGTCGTCGCGGGTCCGGAGGACGTGGTGCGGGCGCAGGCCGCCACCGCCGCCGTGCAGGTGGTCCGCGAAGTCGTCGACTATGCCGTGGCGATCGTGCAAGCCACGCGCGAGGCGAAGACGGTGTGGCTCGGCGCAGGAACCCGCGGCGCCATCGCGCTGGTCCGTATCGGCAAGGCGATCGCGCTGATGCATGGGCGTCACTACGTGATTCCTGATGATATCAAGGCCGCCGCGCTGCCGGTGCTGCGTCATCGCGTGCAGCTCGCGCCGGAGGTGGCGATGGGCGGGCAGTCGATGGATGAGGTGCTCAAGATTATCGTGGAGTCGGTCCCGGCCCCGCGGCAGTGA
- a CDS encoding S24 family peptidase yields MKDKKNTNLTVRLDDAMTQRLERFEKTTPIGRAEITRQALDAVLRHFEAHGKVVFPVEISPTEPDLANPSTAEAVERYMKTNQTALFNNFLRMMEEKNDKKINRFLNETVRLQREAGELAVSEVEHWPGEFLTNQTITLAGGVSAGEPVGKVGRRLLPTNHNFPPEYYALRVFGYRMFPIVSDGDIIIVRAIEKEMIEKDRIQALAVVRDQEGELQIFGYNRKEDNEWLVSFDLEQPPAPDVKDVQIEAFFVQFYSQGKRENAPDEVLERSFIKRALKEKQEKLDKGNWKDIY; encoded by the coding sequence ATGAAGGATAAAAAAAATACGAATCTCACCGTTCGGCTGGACGACGCCATGACCCAGCGCTTGGAGCGCTTCGAGAAGACGACTCCGATCGGGCGCGCTGAGATCACAAGGCAGGCCCTCGATGCCGTCCTTCGCCACTTCGAGGCTCATGGGAAAGTGGTCTTCCCTGTAGAGATCAGTCCAACCGAGCCCGATCTAGCAAACCCCTCAACCGCTGAAGCGGTCGAGCGCTACATGAAGACCAACCAGACGGCGCTCTTTAATAATTTCCTCAGGATGATGGAGGAGAAGAACGACAAGAAAATCAACCGCTTCCTAAACGAGACAGTTAGGCTGCAACGGGAAGCCGGTGAGCTGGCGGTCAGTGAGGTCGAACATTGGCCGGGGGAGTTCCTAACGAATCAAACGATTACCCTCGCTGGCGGAGTGTCGGCAGGAGAACCTGTCGGCAAAGTCGGTCGCCGCCTATTGCCGACCAACCACAATTTTCCGCCGGAATATTACGCCCTCCGGGTCTTTGGTTACCGCATGTTCCCGATCGTTTCGGACGGCGATATCATCATTGTAAGAGCGATTGAGAAAGAGATGATCGAGAAGGACCGGATCCAGGCGCTTGCTGTGGTGCGGGACCAAGAAGGCGAACTCCAGATTTTTGGCTACAACCGGAAGGAGGACAACGAATGGCTTGTCTCATTCGACCTTGAACAACCGCCAGCTCCCGACGTCAAAGACGTGCAGATCGAGGCTTTCTTCGTGCAATTTTACAGCCAAGGCAAACGCGAGAATGCGCCCGACGAAGTACTGGAACGGAGCTTTATCAAGCGGGCTCTTAAGGAAAAGCAGGAGAAGCTCGATAAAGGTAACTGGAAGGACATTTATTAG
- a CDS encoding DUF58 domain-containing protein, producing MSPTGRALWIVVAWALFGLLASIWRELLPAWWISGAVFVGAAIFDAVAMIRMARLQISRRLPGRFAVGEGADVRLEIRNVGRLPATVEVFDGIPAGAEAEAMPWKGTIAAGGKARVTHEVRIIERGMASFSKVHVRRVSLLGLWLHAYLSGEAEEVKVYPDYEPVLRFALLAMQARQEQMGIVRRSIAGSSRDFHQLREYREGDPLSQIDWKATSRRAMLISREFQEQRNQNIIFLTDTGRRMRAMDGELPQFDHCLNAMLLVSYVALRQGDQVGVQAFGGTNRWLPPVKGSHSMAVLLNHLFDYRTTPEPSDFAAAVERLLARQKRRALVVVMTNLRGEDASELVPALRMLRSKHLVMLASLRERSVENARKKPIEEFGDALRFAAAERYDAERAEVLATLQGFGVLTLDVPAQEFPVALANRYLDIKAAGRL from the coding sequence ATGAGTCCTACCGGCAGAGCGCTGTGGATCGTGGTGGCTTGGGCTTTGTTCGGGCTTCTCGCCTCGATCTGGCGCGAGCTATTGCCTGCCTGGTGGATCAGCGGCGCGGTGTTTGTCGGTGCCGCAATCTTCGATGCCGTGGCTATGATTCGCATGGCCAGGCTGCAGATCTCGCGCCGCTTGCCGGGCCGCTTCGCGGTGGGGGAGGGCGCCGATGTCCGGCTGGAGATCCGCAATGTTGGACGCCTGCCGGCCACGGTCGAAGTTTTCGACGGCATCCCGGCCGGTGCGGAAGCGGAGGCGATGCCGTGGAAGGGAACCATTGCAGCCGGTGGCAAGGCGCGGGTGACACACGAGGTGCGGATCATCGAGCGCGGCATGGCCTCGTTCTCGAAGGTGCATGTCCGCCGTGTTTCACTTCTCGGTCTCTGGTTGCATGCCTACCTTTCCGGTGAGGCGGAGGAGGTGAAAGTCTATCCCGACTACGAGCCGGTACTCCGCTTCGCGCTGCTGGCGATGCAGGCCCGTCAGGAGCAGATGGGGATCGTCCGCCGTTCCATCGCGGGCAGCAGCCGCGATTTCCACCAGCTCCGCGAGTATCGCGAGGGCGATCCGCTCTCGCAGATCGATTGGAAGGCGACCTCGCGCCGCGCGATGCTGATCAGCCGGGAGTTCCAGGAGCAGCGGAACCAAAACATCATTTTCCTCACGGACACCGGTCGGCGCATGCGGGCGATGGATGGCGAGTTGCCGCAGTTCGACCATTGCCTGAATGCGATGCTGCTCGTCTCTTACGTGGCGCTCCGCCAGGGCGATCAGGTGGGCGTGCAAGCCTTCGGCGGCACGAACCGCTGGCTGCCGCCGGTCAAGGGTTCGCACTCGATGGCGGTACTGCTGAACCATCTCTTCGACTACCGGACCACCCCGGAACCGAGCGACTTCGCGGCCGCGGTTGAGCGCTTGCTGGCGCGCCAGAAGCGGCGCGCTCTGGTGGTCGTGATGACAAACCTGCGTGGGGAGGATGCCTCCGAACTGGTCCCGGCCCTGAGGATGCTGCGTTCGAAGCATCTCGTCATGCTCGCCAGCCTGCGCGAACGTTCGGTGGAGAATGCCCGCAAGAAGCCGATCGAGGAATTCGGCGATGCCCTCCGCTTCGCCGCCGCCGAGCGCTATGACGCGGAGCGGGCCGAGGTCCTCGCTACTCTTCAGGGCTTCGGTGTTCTCACGCTGGACGTGCCGGCACAGGAGTTTCCGGTAGCGCTAGCGAATCGCTATCTGGATATCAAGGCGGCCGGGCGCCTGTGA
- a CDS encoding DUF4350 domain-containing protein has protein sequence MRPLALLGKEDRVRLLGLLIAVVFLAGCNPGPTIDREIGYKGKARLDAYLAAERFLEHYDYAVESRPGWPKLDRGVAMVILPASVLSTEGYVREMSAWIADGGHMICLLDHAESHHDDWGRFVSSSDFRSDGISEPLTRWFTDSGITLSQGESTPLRSDEPIKISGTGYRVNAESRTGISIHGEAKSVFSQTQYGSGLITVLADARPLRNRRIDENDHAAFLLALTRQSPFGGKIVVVRDAALSLGTLLWRHAWPVLVGVLAVTLFWLWKNMPRFGPLRREEERSTMRDYDHHLEALGDFQWRLDKGSAMLRPLRESVIERAQRLSAATQRGIDLFEWIAERAGITRERAERAMTHERPADATSFTRVLADLQKIHLSLS, from the coding sequence ATGCGCCCGCTGGCCCTTCTCGGAAAGGAGGACCGCGTGAGGTTGCTGGGTCTGCTCATCGCAGTCGTGTTCCTTGCAGGGTGCAACCCGGGGCCGACGATCGATCGAGAGATCGGTTACAAGGGGAAGGCGCGCCTGGATGCCTATCTGGCGGCGGAGCGTTTCCTCGAGCACTACGACTACGCCGTGGAAAGCCGTCCCGGTTGGCCGAAGCTCGACCGGGGAGTGGCCATGGTCATCCTTCCGGCATCCGTGCTCTCCACCGAGGGTTACGTGCGCGAGATGTCCGCATGGATCGCGGACGGCGGGCACATGATCTGTTTGCTCGATCATGCGGAATCCCATCACGATGATTGGGGACGTTTCGTAAGCTCTTCCGACTTCAGGAGCGATGGGATTTCCGAGCCTCTCACACGCTGGTTCACGGATAGCGGCATCACCCTCAGCCAAGGAGAATCCACTCCGCTGAGATCGGACGAGCCGATCAAGATTTCCGGGACCGGTTATCGGGTGAATGCCGAGTCCCGCACCGGTATTTCGATTCACGGTGAAGCGAAGTCGGTCTTCAGCCAGACACAATATGGCAGCGGTTTGATTACGGTGCTGGCCGACGCCCGCCCTCTGAGGAACCGACGAATCGATGAGAACGACCACGCCGCCTTCCTGCTCGCGCTGACCCGGCAATCGCCCTTCGGTGGCAAGATCGTGGTAGTGCGCGATGCTGCTCTCTCGCTCGGTACCTTGCTCTGGCGGCACGCCTGGCCGGTGCTCGTCGGTGTCTTGGCGGTGACGCTTTTCTGGCTGTGGAAGAATATGCCGCGCTTCGGTCCGCTGCGGCGTGAGGAAGAGCGCTCGACGATGCGCGACTACGATCACCACCTTGAAGCCCTCGGCGATTTCCAATGGCGCCTCGACAAGGGCTCCGCGATGCTCCGCCCTTTGCGGGAGTCGGTGATCGAGCGCGCCCAGCGCCTCTCCGCGGCCACGCAGCGCGGGATCGACCTATTCGAATGGATCGCGGAGCGGGCGGGCATCACCCGCGAGCGAGCGGAGCGGGCCATGACCCACGAACGCCCCGCTGATGCGACTTCCTTCACCCGAGTGCTCGCCGATTTGCAGAAGATCCACCTATCCCTCTCATGA
- a CDS encoding DUF4129 domain-containing protein, with the protein MRLEDVTAELRPRSDWEAVDLGLALSRRDFWRLFGAWWLGMAPVAILSFVFLRDVPVLLLLLCWWWMPVSSRLVLFVVSRHLFGELPTWKAVFREWPRAVFRRFFFRMIWARFSPWRPLTMAVEDLEGLRGKDYAQRVRLLLRRGDATVVALAMWRLGLTFWLAAAVFGTEVLFLPREVAEEWWVALDTWGEETWHELPTTLGWSITVSLLISMSLVDVFSTGAGFGIYVNHRTWIEGWDVELAFRRLANRLRAAGSVFLAACFLWLGSPAAEAAPTPKETIEEVKSHEDFTIHKVKEKVPSSSSSSGSAPDLSFLGTLMQLLFYLVVGGLIAFVVWLLWRYRHILRPAGIAGGGKRIRAQARVVMGMDVAPESLPMDIPAAAMELWRVGRRQEAMSLLYRGAISRLIDGGGVEIAESDTESDCVRRVAAEAAPHAAYFGGLTEAWMRLAYGRVTPGDETMTDLCARWPFSERRTA; encoded by the coding sequence GTGCGGCTTGAGGATGTAACGGCGGAACTGCGGCCACGCAGCGATTGGGAAGCGGTCGATTTAGGGCTGGCACTTTCCCGGCGGGATTTCTGGCGCCTCTTCGGCGCTTGGTGGCTGGGCATGGCGCCGGTGGCCATCCTCAGTTTCGTGTTCCTGCGCGATGTGCCGGTGCTTTTGCTTCTGCTCTGCTGGTGGTGGATGCCGGTAAGCTCGCGGCTGGTGCTCTTCGTGGTGAGCCGTCATCTCTTCGGCGAGTTGCCGACGTGGAAGGCGGTCTTCCGCGAGTGGCCGCGCGCGGTGTTCCGGCGTTTTTTCTTCCGCATGATCTGGGCGCGCTTCTCGCCTTGGCGACCGCTGACCATGGCGGTGGAGGATCTGGAAGGCCTGCGCGGAAAGGACTACGCCCAGCGGGTGCGGCTCTTGCTGCGCCGGGGAGATGCCACCGTGGTCGCCCTCGCCATGTGGCGTTTGGGACTCACCTTCTGGCTGGCCGCCGCGGTCTTCGGAACGGAGGTTTTGTTCCTGCCGCGGGAAGTCGCGGAGGAGTGGTGGGTGGCCCTGGATACCTGGGGGGAGGAGACTTGGCATGAACTCCCTACCACGCTGGGTTGGTCGATCACGGTCTCGCTGCTGATCTCAATGTCCTTGGTAGACGTGTTTTCGACCGGGGCGGGATTCGGTATCTACGTCAACCATCGTACCTGGATCGAGGGCTGGGATGTGGAGCTTGCCTTCCGGCGGCTGGCCAATCGCTTGCGCGCCGCGGGGAGCGTTTTTCTCGCCGCATGCTTCCTATGGCTCGGGAGTCCTGCCGCCGAGGCGGCTCCCACTCCGAAGGAGACGATCGAGGAAGTGAAGTCTCACGAAGACTTCACCATCCATAAGGTGAAGGAAAAGGTGCCGAGCAGTTCCTCCTCCTCAGGTTCGGCGCCGGACCTGAGCTTTCTGGGGACCCTGATGCAGCTCCTCTTCTATCTGGTTGTCGGAGGTTTGATCGCCTTCGTGGTGTGGCTGCTCTGGCGCTACCGGCACATCCTGCGTCCTGCCGGGATTGCGGGGGGAGGCAAGCGGATCCGCGCTCAAGCGAGAGTGGTGATGGGGATGGACGTGGCGCCGGAATCACTGCCGATGGACATCCCCGCAGCGGCGATGGAACTCTGGCGGGTCGGACGGCGTCAAGAGGCGATGAGCTTGCTCTATCGCGGCGCGATTTCGCGATTGATCGATGGCGGCGGCGTGGAGATCGCGGAGTCCGATACGGAGAGCGATTGTGTCCGCCGGGTGGCTGCGGAGGCGGCTCCTCATGCGGCCTACTTCGGAGGCCTCACCGAGGCGTGGATGCGTCTTGCCTATGGCCGGGTGACCCCTGGGGACGAAACGATGACGGATCTATGCGCCCGCTGGCCCTTCTCGGAAAGGAGGACCGCGTGA
- a CDS encoding terminase small subunit, with protein MAVTKKAKQGKALAKGGSLKPERGLSPKQRAFCREYLVDLNATRAAIRAGYSERTAGAIGEENLKKPEIATEVQRLMAEREKRTEVTADAVLKELASMAFYDPAAIGSAEIRGPEDIAKLPEDVRRCIVGWSWDKAGNFTLKLAGKTQQLELIGRHLGMFRDKLEHSGPEGGPLVTASTLSPEQIAQVERIRERRAAIKDGA; from the coding sequence ATGGCGGTCACGAAGAAAGCGAAGCAGGGGAAGGCGCTGGCCAAGGGAGGAAGCCTGAAGCCCGAGCGCGGCCTATCCCCGAAGCAGCGAGCCTTCTGTCGCGAGTATCTGGTCGATCTGAACGCCACCCGGGCGGCAATCCGTGCGGGATACAGCGAGAGGACGGCCGGTGCGATCGGAGAGGAGAACCTGAAGAAACCTGAGATCGCGACGGAAGTTCAGAGGTTGATGGCAGAGCGCGAGAAGCGGACTGAGGTGACGGCCGATGCGGTCCTGAAGGAGCTCGCGTCCATGGCCTTCTATGACCCTGCCGCAATAGGCTCGGCGGAGATTCGCGGGCCTGAAGACATCGCGAAGCTTCCTGAAGACGTTCGCCGGTGCATTGTCGGTTGGTCATGGGACAAGGCCGGCAACTTCACCCTGAAGCTCGCCGGGAAGACTCAGCAACTCGAGCTGATCGGGCGCCACCTCGGAATGTTTCGGGACAAGCTGGAGCACAGCGGACCCGAGGGCGGACCGCTGGTCACTGCCAGCACGCTTTCCCCTGAGCAGATCGCCCAGGTTGAGAGGATTCGAGAGCGGCGGGCGGCGATCAAAGACGGAGCGTGA
- a CDS encoding tyrosine-type recombinase/integrase — protein MKIRVRPWQHPTAKKVYWRATYIDSEGRTRDLTRADRAEAIQAASAVARTIHNGMVDLTELPPEKIRMVRAILDLSPTWADVERWGAERRMPKLGVRKAAEQFIAFKEKESSKGLTKHLKSMRSDLFVMAEEMGDETPLARVRATALAEWLDELDVGAKRRKDYRAACVQLWTWARRQELIVVSGEYTEPEKLPMPEVTKKDYVRVLSKEELVFLFKNVRQEFLPWLALGAFSGLRSGEMRAWNKPALDWSMVKLDRGHIDLPASISKTGRRRLVPISPTLAAWLKECKPPKEGPILREPAYEDETGRLGRLLDEHFKREEGWPMNCLRHSYGSHRVAQTQEIGKVAIEMGNSEKIIKDHYLEVRTEEEAEEYFNVLPGTIGEHNRK, from the coding sequence GTGAAGATCCGTGTCCGCCCGTGGCAGCACCCCACCGCGAAGAAGGTTTACTGGCGGGCGACGTACATCGATTCCGAGGGCCGGACCCGTGATCTCACCCGCGCCGACCGCGCCGAGGCGATTCAAGCGGCCAGCGCCGTGGCCCGTACCATCCACAACGGCATGGTGGACCTCACCGAGTTGCCGCCGGAGAAGATCCGGATGGTGCGCGCGATCCTCGACCTCTCCCCCACCTGGGCGGACGTCGAGCGGTGGGGAGCAGAGCGCCGCATGCCCAAGCTCGGGGTGCGGAAGGCCGCGGAGCAGTTCATCGCCTTCAAGGAGAAGGAAAGCTCGAAGGGCCTGACAAAGCACCTCAAGAGCATGAGGAGCGATCTCTTCGTAATGGCCGAAGAGATGGGAGACGAGACTCCCCTCGCCCGCGTGCGCGCCACTGCGCTTGCCGAGTGGCTCGACGAGCTCGACGTCGGAGCGAAGCGCCGCAAGGACTATCGGGCGGCTTGCGTGCAGCTATGGACGTGGGCGCGGCGACAGGAGTTGATTGTCGTCTCGGGGGAATACACCGAGCCGGAGAAGTTGCCGATGCCGGAGGTGACGAAGAAGGACTACGTCCGGGTGCTCTCGAAGGAGGAGCTCGTCTTCCTTTTCAAGAACGTCCGCCAGGAATTCCTGCCATGGCTTGCGTTGGGTGCCTTCTCCGGGCTCCGCAGCGGCGAAATGCGAGCATGGAACAAGCCGGCACTCGACTGGTCCATGGTGAAGCTAGACCGCGGGCACATCGATCTTCCAGCCTCGATCTCCAAGACCGGACGGCGGCGGCTGGTCCCGATCTCCCCCACCCTCGCGGCATGGCTAAAAGAGTGTAAACCGCCGAAGGAAGGGCCGATCCTGCGAGAACCAGCATATGAGGATGAGACAGGCCGCCTTGGCCGTCTGCTCGACGAGCACTTCAAACGGGAGGAGGGCTGGCCGATGAACTGCCTCCGCCACTCCTACGGCTCCCACCGGGTGGCGCAGACCCAAGAGATCGGGAAGGTGGCGATCGAGATGGGTAACTCCGAGAAGATCATCAAGGACCACTACCTAGAGGTGCGGACGGAGGAGGAGGCGGAGGAATATTTCAATGTTCTGCCCGGAACAATTGGGGAACACAATCGCAAGTGA
- a CDS encoding replicative DNA helicase has translation MKSPVSEPPHSKLAEKAVLSLMMRDEETRRRALLEGIGEDHFYCLQSVYLAVTTLSRSGATIDAISLTEELRSSGDLEGVGGESAVVEMWEMNENPRGWKQWVRALANARIERIKEDGLRWAADAKTPEAALEALRTTQEEMRQALAGPNRSKTAQEVAILVDQELHRLYNAGAIPGIPTGMGDLDQLTGGMKYAQLWVIAAETSRGKSVLMYQLGCSAIANQKRVAIFSAEMTVEEVGIRLISHRGKIMMDHLSSPKSAGKGHMNRMQTQLKLLAEEPFSLDDTPRMSLSYLYAECQRLAEIHGGLDLVIVDYLQILDVEVKRTENRQDAVSKLSSGLKQLAKLLRCPVVTGSQLNDNGQLRESRAIGQDADVLLAIGADGIRIQKNRNGKRDETLHYRLVGEIQTFAPFDPKERTAEQEAADEAAEREKAKKRSSGRDRQHRN, from the coding sequence ATGAAATCGCCCGTATCTGAGCCTCCCCACTCGAAGCTGGCGGAGAAGGCTGTCCTATCGCTCATGATGCGGGACGAGGAGACGCGCAGGCGCGCGCTGCTCGAAGGCATCGGCGAGGATCACTTCTATTGCCTGCAATCGGTCTACCTCGCGGTCACGACTCTCAGCCGGAGCGGAGCCACTATCGATGCCATCAGCCTGACAGAAGAGCTTCGGTCGTCCGGTGATCTCGAAGGCGTGGGCGGCGAATCCGCGGTCGTCGAGATGTGGGAGATGAACGAGAACCCGCGCGGCTGGAAGCAGTGGGTGCGCGCTCTCGCGAATGCCAGGATCGAACGGATCAAGGAAGATGGCCTTCGTTGGGCTGCCGATGCCAAGACGCCGGAAGCAGCCCTCGAAGCGCTGCGGACGACGCAGGAGGAAATGAGACAAGCTCTCGCGGGCCCGAATCGCTCGAAGACGGCGCAAGAGGTCGCAATCCTCGTCGATCAGGAACTCCACAGGCTCTACAACGCCGGCGCCATACCCGGCATTCCCACCGGAATGGGAGATCTCGACCAGCTCACCGGCGGCATGAAGTATGCCCAGCTTTGGGTGATCGCTGCCGAAACCTCCCGCGGGAAATCGGTGCTCATGTATCAGCTCGGGTGCTCGGCCATCGCGAACCAGAAGCGGGTGGCGATCTTCTCCGCGGAAATGACCGTTGAGGAGGTGGGCATCCGCCTCATATCGCACCGCGGCAAGATCATGATGGACCATCTCAGCAGCCCCAAGTCCGCCGGGAAAGGACACATGAACCGCATGCAGACGCAGCTCAAGCTATTGGCTGAGGAGCCATTCAGCTTGGACGACACGCCGCGAATGTCCCTGTCCTACCTGTACGCCGAATGCCAGCGGCTGGCCGAGATTCACGGCGGTCTCGATCTCGTGATCGTCGACTACCTGCAAATCCTCGATGTCGAGGTGAAGCGGACGGAGAACCGGCAGGATGCGGTGTCGAAGCTATCGAGCGGGCTCAAGCAGCTTGCGAAGCTCCTCCGCTGTCCGGTCGTCACCGGCTCCCAACTCAACGACAACGGACAACTCCGCGAGTCCCGAGCGATCGGTCAGGATGCCGATGTGCTCCTTGCCATCGGGGCCGATGGCATCCGGATCCAGAAGAACCGGAACGGCAAGCGGGACGAAACCCTGCACTACCGTCTCGTCGGGGAAATCCAGACGTTCGCGCCCTTCGATCCGAAAGAGCGGACAGCAGAGCAGGAGGCCGCCGATGAAGCGGCAGAGAGGGAGAAAGCCAAGAAGCGGAGCAGCGGTCGCGACCGCCAGCACCGGAACTGA